The following are encoded together in the Pectobacterium punjabense genome:
- the ansA gene encoding asparaginase produces the protein MRKKSIYVAYTGGTIGMQRSANGYVPVSGHLQQQLANMPEFHREEMPSFTIHEYDPLIDSSDMTPADWQSIADDIQAHYDDYDGFVILHGTDTMAFTASALSFMLENLAKPVIVTGSQIPLAELRSDGQTNLLNALYVAANHPINEVALFFNNKLLRGNRTTKAHADGFDAFASPNYPPLLEAGIHIRRLAPTVECSNCPPLKVHHITPQPIGVITIYPGISADVISNFLRQPVKALILRSYGVGNAPQSPGLLRELREASARGIVVVNLTQCISGRVNMGGYATGNALAHAGVISGFDMTVEAALTKLHYLLSQQDLSADDIRRLMQQNLHGELSDKD, from the coding sequence ATGCGAAAGAAATCCATTTATGTCGCTTATACGGGCGGCACCATCGGTATGCAGCGTTCCGCTAATGGCTATGTCCCAGTATCGGGCCATTTACAGCAGCAATTGGCAAACATGCCTGAATTCCACCGCGAAGAAATGCCGTCGTTCACGATTCATGAATATGACCCGCTGATCGACTCGTCTGACATGACGCCAGCGGATTGGCAATCCATCGCGGACGATATTCAAGCCCATTACGATGATTACGACGGTTTCGTGATTCTGCATGGTACTGACACGATGGCGTTCACCGCCTCCGCGCTTTCGTTTATGCTAGAAAATCTTGCCAAGCCGGTTATCGTGACAGGGTCACAAATTCCGTTAGCGGAATTGCGCTCGGACGGTCAGACCAACCTGCTGAACGCGCTGTACGTTGCGGCTAATCATCCGATTAATGAAGTCGCCCTCTTCTTCAATAACAAGCTATTGCGCGGCAATCGCACTACCAAAGCCCATGCGGATGGTTTTGATGCCTTTGCATCCCCTAATTATCCACCGCTGCTGGAAGCCGGTATCCATATTCGTCGGCTGGCACCCACCGTGGAATGCAGCAATTGTCCACCGCTGAAAGTCCACCACATTACGCCGCAGCCTATTGGGGTAATTACGATTTATCCCGGCATTTCTGCCGATGTCATCAGCAATTTCCTCCGTCAGCCCGTGAAAGCACTTATCTTGCGCTCCTATGGCGTCGGCAACGCGCCGCAAAGCCCTGGGCTACTGCGCGAATTACGTGAAGCTTCAGCCCGCGGCATTGTGGTCGTTAACCTGACTCAGTGCATTTCCGGGCGTGTGAATATGGGCGGCTATGCAACAGGCAACGCGCTGGCGCATGCGGGTGTCATTAGTGGCTTTGACATGACCGTTGAAGCAGCATTAACCAAACTGCATTACTTACTGAGCCAGCAAGATTTAAGCGCCGATGACATTCGCCGTTTAATGCAGCAGAACCTGCATGGGGAATTGAGCGATAAAGATTGA
- a CDS encoding YnjH family protein — MKSLVSLCVASVMLVLPTLAQANRGGTDIVVPVPPEVWGAGTTTVREQSNNCLRCCVYENRNYSEGAVVKVEGVILQCVRDKQTLGTNNLIWQLVKQ; from the coding sequence ATGAAATCGTTAGTGTCTTTGTGTGTCGCTAGTGTGATGCTGGTGCTGCCTACGCTGGCGCAGGCTAATCGCGGCGGAACGGATATTGTCGTTCCCGTGCCACCGGAAGTGTGGGGCGCTGGGACGACGACGGTACGCGAGCAGAGCAATAACTGCCTGCGCTGCTGTGTGTATGAAAATCGTAATTATTCCGAAGGTGCGGTGGTAAAGGTTGAAGGGGTGATTCTGCAATGTGTGCGGGATAAACAAACGCTGGGAACAAACAACCTGATATGGCAACTGGTGAAGCAATAA
- the purU gene encoding formyltetrahydrofolate deformylase produces the protein MQSQNIQRKVLRTICPDAKGLIAKITNICYKHELNIVQNNEFVDHRTGRFFMRTELEGIFNDTTLLADLDSALPEGSSRELTAAGRRRIVVLVTKEAHCLGDLLMKSAYGGLDVEIAAVIGNHDTLQTLVERFDIPFHLVSHEGLTREEHDQQMIAQIDQYKPDYVVLAKYMRVLTPAFVQHYPNQVINIHHSFLPAFIGARPYHQAYERGVKIIGATAHYVNDNLDEGPIIMQDVIHVDHTYSGDDMMRAGRDVEKNVLSRALYRVLAQRVFVYGNRTIIL, from the coding sequence ATGCAATCCCAAAATATACAAAGAAAAGTATTACGAACCATTTGCCCCGACGCAAAAGGGCTCATCGCGAAAATTACGAATATTTGTTATAAGCACGAACTGAACATCGTACAAAACAATGAGTTTGTTGATCATCGCACTGGCCGCTTTTTCATGCGGACCGAGTTGGAAGGGATTTTCAACGACACCACGCTGTTAGCCGATCTGGACAGCGCGCTTCCCGAAGGATCTTCTCGCGAATTAACCGCAGCAGGCCGCCGTCGCATCGTGGTCTTGGTGACAAAAGAAGCCCACTGCCTGGGCGATCTGTTGATGAAAAGCGCCTACGGTGGTTTGGATGTCGAAATCGCTGCCGTCATCGGCAACCACGATACCTTACAGACACTGGTTGAACGGTTTGATATTCCCTTCCATTTAGTCAGTCATGAAGGGTTAACGCGCGAAGAACACGATCAACAGATGATCGCGCAGATCGACCAATACAAACCTGATTACGTTGTACTGGCGAAATACATGCGTGTCCTGACACCAGCGTTCGTGCAGCATTACCCGAATCAGGTGATTAACATCCACCATTCATTCTTACCCGCCTTTATTGGTGCCCGCCCGTACCATCAAGCTTACGAGCGCGGTGTAAAAATCATTGGCGCGACAGCTCACTACGTCAACGATAATCTGGATGAAGGCCCGATCATCATGCAGGACGTCATTCACGTTGACCATACTTACTCGGGTGATGACATGATGCGTGCAGGCCGTGACGTTGAGAAAAACGTTCTCAGCCGTGCCCTGTATCGCGTACTGGCGCAACGTGTTTTTGTCTACGGTAACCGCACCATTATTCTGTAA
- a CDS encoding NAD(P)H nitroreductase: MDALELLLNRRSASRLTAPAPTGDALNNIIHAGMRAPDHGAMQPWRFFMIENDGLDRFSTVLTRAAQQEGLDEAGIDKARQAPYRAPLIITVVAHCEENPKVPLWEQIVSAGCAVQAMQMAALAQGFNGIWRSGAWTHNALVREAFHCREQDEIVGFLYLGTPQLKASTTVTPLDTDAFVHYF, from the coding sequence ATGGATGCTCTTGAGTTGCTATTGAATCGTCGTTCGGCCTCGCGCCTGACCGCACCAGCACCGACGGGTGACGCATTGAATAACATTATCCACGCAGGTATGCGTGCGCCGGATCATGGTGCGATGCAGCCATGGCGCTTTTTTATGATCGAAAATGACGGTTTGGATCGTTTTAGTACGGTACTGACCCGTGCGGCGCAGCAGGAAGGCCTGGATGAGGCTGGCATCGATAAAGCACGTCAGGCGCCTTATCGTGCGCCACTGATTATTACCGTTGTTGCGCATTGTGAAGAGAACCCGAAAGTGCCGCTCTGGGAGCAAATTGTTTCCGCTGGCTGTGCGGTTCAGGCGATGCAGATGGCAGCCTTGGCGCAGGGCTTTAATGGTATTTGGCGTAGCGGCGCCTGGACGCACAATGCTTTGGTACGTGAAGCATTCCACTGTCGTGAGCAGGATGAAATTGTGGGCTTCCTCTATCTGGGTACACCACAGCTCAAAGCCTCTACTACGGTTACGCCGCTTGATACTGACGCGTTTGTTCACTACTTCTGA
- a CDS encoding trimeric intracellular cation channel family protein translates to MLTYIYLIAITAEGMSGALAAGRRNMDIFGVGMIAFITALGGGTVRDILLGNYPIGWTQHPGYIYLTIGAGLFTIIIARFMHHLHRLFLVLDAMGLIAFTIIGCNVALKLNYSMTVVVMAGIVTGIFGGILRDIFCNRTPMVLKKELYASVSLLVALLYLGLKSFNVNHDINLLTSFTIGLAVRLAAIRWSWQLPVFSYVPGRWKGKA, encoded by the coding sequence GTGCTGACTTACATCTATCTGATCGCGATCACGGCAGAGGGGATGTCCGGGGCGCTGGCCGCTGGACGTCGCAATATGGATATTTTTGGCGTAGGCATGATTGCCTTCATTACCGCACTTGGCGGTGGCACCGTTCGCGATATTCTCCTTGGTAATTATCCCATCGGCTGGACGCAGCATCCTGGCTATATCTACCTCACCATTGGTGCGGGCCTTTTCACCATTATCATTGCGCGCTTCATGCACCATTTGCACCGTCTCTTTCTGGTGCTGGATGCGATGGGGCTGATTGCCTTTACCATCATTGGCTGCAATGTGGCGCTGAAATTGAATTATTCGATGACGGTAGTGGTCATGGCGGGTATCGTGACCGGCATTTTCGGTGGCATATTGCGCGATATCTTCTGCAACCGCACGCCAATGGTACTGAAGAAGGAACTGTACGCCAGCGTTTCGCTGTTAGTTGCGCTGTTATATCTGGGATTAAAATCGTTTAACGTCAACCACGATATTAACCTGCTGACGTCATTCACTATTGGTCTGGCTGTGCGTCTGGCGGCAATTCGCTGGTCATGGCAACTCCCCGTATTCTCTTATGTACCCGGACGCTGGAAAGGGAAGGCGTAA
- a CDS encoding YeaC family protein encodes MELNDLIDAMTPEIYQRLVTAVELGKWPDGVALTAEQKENCLQMVMMWQARHNEQAEHMTIGTNGEIVMKSKQELKRQFNGADAIITLKPDA; translated from the coding sequence ATGGAACTCAATGATCTGATCGACGCCATGACGCCAGAAATTTATCAGCGGTTAGTCACGGCGGTAGAGCTGGGCAAATGGCCAGACGGTGTTGCGTTGACCGCTGAACAGAAAGAAAACTGCCTGCAAATGGTGATGATGTGGCAGGCTCGTCATAATGAACAAGCTGAGCACATGACAATTGGCACCAATGGCGAGATTGTGATGAAGAGCAAGCAAGAACTGAAGCGCCAGTTTAACGGTGCCGACGCGATCATTACGCTGAAACCCGATGCTTAA
- the gapA gene encoding glyceraldehyde-3-phosphate dehydrogenase produces the protein MTIKVGINGFGRIGRIVFRAAQERSDIEIVAINDLLDAEYMAYMLKYDSTHGRFDGTVEVKDGQLVVNGKTIRVTAERDPANLKWNDVGVDVVAEATGLFLTDETARKHIAAGAKKVVLTGPSKDDTPMFVMGVNHKTYAGQEIVSNASCTTNCLAPLAKVINDNFGIVEALMTTVHATTATQKTVDGPSHKDWRGGRGAAQNIIPSSTGAAKAVGKVIPELNGKLTGMAFRVPTPNVSVVDLTARLEKPASYKEICAAIKAASEGELKGVLGYTEDEVVSTDFNGETLTSVFDAKAGIALSDNFVKLVSWYDNETGYSNKVLDLIAHISK, from the coding sequence ATGACTATCAAAGTAGGTATCAACGGTTTTGGCCGTATCGGCCGTATTGTTTTCCGCGCTGCACAAGAGCGTTCTGACATCGAGATCGTTGCAATCAACGACCTGTTAGATGCTGAGTACATGGCGTATATGCTGAAGTACGACTCAACTCATGGTCGTTTTGACGGCACCGTTGAAGTTAAAGATGGTCAGCTGGTTGTTAATGGCAAAACCATTCGTGTTACCGCAGAGCGCGATCCTGCAAACCTGAAGTGGAACGACGTTGGCGTTGATGTTGTTGCTGAAGCAACTGGCCTGTTCCTGACTGACGAGACTGCACGTAAGCACATCGCTGCTGGCGCTAAGAAAGTCGTTTTGACTGGCCCATCTAAAGATGACACCCCAATGTTCGTTATGGGCGTGAACCACAAAACTTACGCAGGTCAGGAAATCGTTTCTAACGCTTCTTGTACCACTAACTGCCTGGCACCGTTGGCAAAAGTTATCAACGACAACTTCGGTATCGTTGAAGCACTGATGACCACCGTTCACGCAACCACTGCAACGCAGAAAACCGTTGATGGCCCGTCTCACAAAGACTGGCGCGGCGGCCGTGGCGCAGCACAGAACATCATCCCATCTTCTACTGGTGCAGCTAAAGCAGTAGGTAAAGTGATTCCTGAGCTGAACGGCAAACTGACGGGTATGGCGTTCCGCGTTCCTACCCCGAACGTGTCTGTCGTTGACCTGACTGCACGTCTGGAAAAACCAGCGTCTTACAAAGAAATCTGTGCAGCAATCAAAGCCGCTTCTGAAGGCGAGCTGAAAGGCGTTCTGGGTTACACCGAAGACGAAGTGGTTTCTACCGATTTCAACGGTGAAACACTGACTTCCGTGTTTGATGCTAAAGCCGGTATCGCACTGAGCGACAACTTTGTGAAACTGGTTTCTTGGTACGACAACGAAACAGGTTACTCAAACAAGGTTCTGGATCTGATTGCTCACATTTCTAAATAA
- the sppA gene encoding signal peptide peptidase SppA has translation MRTLWRIFSGFFKWTWRLLNFIREFILNIFLIALILVGVGIYSQVKTTPEEATKGALLVDLTGVVVDQPSVNNKLRQLGREFFGASNNRRQENSLFDIVDSIRQAKSDDNITGIVLDLSDFTGADQPSMQYIGKALREFRDSGKPIYAVGDSYNQSQYYLASFANTVSLTPQGSVDLHGFATNNLYFKSMLDKLKVTTNIFRVGTYKSAVEPYLRDDMSPAARDADGRWINALWQQYLNTVSANRQITPQQLFPGATSILAGLQAVQGDTARYALDNKLVDEVASRSVTEQSLVKAFGWNSQKNHFNFISIYDYVVKPPVQNNNQIAVVFANGAIIDGPETPGMVGGDTTAAQIRAARLDPKVKALVLRVNSPGGSVTASELIRSELMALRLAGKPIVVSMGGMAASGGYWISTPANAIISSASTLTGSIGIFGVITTFEDSLESLGVHTDGVATSPLADLSITKSLPPEFSQMMQLSIERGYKNFIDIVAQARKKTPEQIDQIAQGHVWVGSDAKENGLVDQIGDFDDAVKKAAELAKLGQYQLSWYAEQPSLLDTMLNQVNASVYALLPVAVQSMLPAPVAQLAEAMRSQPSIMNNLNDPQNRYAFCLTCGEVR, from the coding sequence ATGCGCACATTGTGGCGAATTTTTAGCGGATTTTTTAAGTGGACATGGCGTCTGCTTAATTTTATCAGAGAATTTATTCTCAATATTTTTCTTATCGCACTGATTTTAGTTGGCGTTGGGATCTACTCACAGGTGAAAACGACGCCGGAAGAGGCCACGAAAGGGGCACTGCTGGTCGATCTGACGGGTGTGGTGGTTGATCAGCCTTCCGTCAATAACAAACTGCGTCAATTAGGGCGCGAATTCTTCGGCGCATCCAATAATCGTCGCCAAGAAAACTCACTGTTTGATATCGTCGATAGTATCCGTCAGGCAAAAAGTGACGACAACATCACCGGGATCGTGCTGGATCTCAGCGATTTTACCGGTGCCGATCAACCCTCTATGCAGTATATCGGTAAGGCGCTGCGCGAATTTCGTGATAGCGGTAAACCTATTTATGCCGTCGGCGATAGCTACAACCAGTCTCAATATTATTTGGCCAGTTTTGCCAATACGGTGTCATTGACGCCACAAGGCAGTGTAGATCTGCATGGTTTCGCGACCAACAATCTCTACTTCAAATCCATGCTCGACAAACTGAAAGTGACCACCAATATCTTCCGTGTGGGAACCTATAAATCAGCCGTTGAGCCGTATCTGCGTGACGATATGTCCCCTGCTGCGCGCGATGCCGATGGCCGCTGGATTAACGCCCTGTGGCAGCAGTATTTAAACACCGTTTCCGCTAACCGCCAGATCACGCCTCAGCAACTTTTCCCAGGTGCAACGAGCATTCTGGCAGGTTTGCAGGCCGTTCAGGGCGATACCGCACGCTATGCGCTGGATAACAAGCTGGTTGATGAAGTCGCCTCGCGTTCTGTGACCGAGCAGTCGCTGGTTAAAGCATTCGGCTGGAATAGCCAGAAGAACCACTTTAATTTCATCAGTATCTACGACTATGTCGTCAAACCACCGGTGCAAAATAATAACCAGATCGCGGTTGTCTTTGCTAATGGTGCCATCATTGATGGACCGGAAACACCGGGGATGGTCGGTGGTGATACCACGGCAGCACAAATTCGTGCCGCACGCCTCGATCCTAAAGTTAAAGCGCTAGTGCTGCGCGTCAATAGCCCCGGCGGTAGCGTCACTGCGTCAGAGCTGATTCGATCAGAATTGATGGCGCTCCGTCTGGCAGGTAAACCGATCGTGGTCTCTATGGGGGGAATGGCGGCATCCGGCGGTTATTGGATCTCAACGCCCGCGAACGCGATCATCTCCAGCGCCAGCACACTGACCGGCTCTATCGGTATTTTTGGCGTGATTACCACGTTCGAAGATTCTCTGGAAAGTCTTGGCGTCCATACGGACGGCGTTGCCACCTCCCCGCTGGCCGATTTGTCGATCACGAAGTCATTGCCACCTGAGTTCTCACAGATGATGCAGTTGAGTATCGAACGCGGTTATAAGAATTTCATCGATATCGTGGCACAGGCACGTAAGAAAACGCCAGAGCAAATCGATCAGATCGCGCAAGGCCACGTCTGGGTCGGTAGCGACGCGAAAGAGAATGGTCTGGTCGATCAGATCGGTGATTTTGATGACGCCGTGAAGAAGGCCGCTGAGTTGGCTAAACTGGGACAATATCAATTGAGCTGGTATGCCGAACAGCCGAGCCTGCTCGATACAATGTTGAATCAGGTGAATGCTTCCGTTTACGCCCTGCTGCCGGTTGCTGTCCAGTCCATGTTACCAGCACCGGTTGCGCAGCTGGCGGAAGCCATGCGTTCACAGCCGTCCATCATGAATAACCTGAACGACCCGCAGAACCGATACGCATTTTGTCTCACCTGCGGAGAAGTCCGGTAG
- the pncA gene encoding bifunctional nicotinamidase/pyrazinamidase: MKKALLLVDLQNDFFPGGALAVNESDQVLEVANRAIDACVAAGVTVIASQDWHPDNHGCFAVSEQAVVGEIGELNGWPQIWWPVHCVQGTTGADFHPALPLSAIQWIVQKGTQPDIDSYSTFFDNGHRVKTELDDWLRAHHITHLTILGLATDYCVKFSVWDAIALGYHTEVLVDGCRGVNLSPDDSTFALQEMVQRGATLIDMTQFLATLSADR, translated from the coding sequence ATGAAAAAAGCATTGCTATTAGTTGATTTACAAAATGATTTCTTCCCCGGTGGTGCACTGGCGGTTAACGAAAGCGATCAGGTCCTTGAGGTGGCTAATCGCGCCATTGATGCCTGTGTAGCCGCAGGCGTGACGGTGATTGCCAGCCAGGATTGGCACCCAGATAACCACGGCTGCTTTGCCGTGAGTGAACAGGCGGTAGTCGGTGAAATCGGTGAATTAAACGGATGGCCGCAAATCTGGTGGCCCGTCCATTGTGTTCAGGGGACGACAGGTGCCGATTTTCATCCAGCGCTTCCACTGTCCGCCATTCAATGGATAGTACAAAAAGGCACGCAGCCTGACATCGATAGCTACAGCACTTTTTTCGATAATGGTCATCGGGTTAAAACTGAATTAGATGATTGGCTACGCGCTCACCATATTACCCATTTAACCATTCTGGGTCTGGCGACCGACTATTGCGTCAAATTCAGCGTATGGGATGCCATCGCCTTGGGATATCATACAGAAGTACTGGTGGATGGCTGTCGTGGTGTCAATCTTTCACCCGACGATAGCACATTCGCATTGCAGGAAATGGTACAGCGCGGGGCAACGCTTATCGATATGACACAGTTTCTTGCAACGCTGTCTGCCGATCGCTGA
- the xthA gene encoding exodeoxyribonuclease III — protein sequence MKVVSFNINGLRARPHQLAAIIEQHQPDVIGLQETKVHDDMFPLEDVSQYGYHVYYHGQKGHYGVALLCKEKPLEVRRGFPTDEDDAQRRIIMADFATEHGTLTVVNGYFPQGESRDHPVKFPAKTRFYQDLQTYLEQHHSATQPLIVMGDVNISPTDLDIGIGEENRKRWLRTGKCSFLPEEREWMARLQGWGLVDTFRAANPENNDRFSWFDYRSSGFDDNRGLRIDLILASTFLAERCVATGIDYNIRGMEKPSDHAPIWAEFTL from the coding sequence ATGAAAGTTGTATCTTTTAACATCAATGGCCTACGAGCGCGCCCTCATCAGTTGGCCGCCATTATCGAACAACACCAGCCAGACGTGATCGGGTTGCAGGAAACCAAAGTCCACGATGACATGTTTCCGTTAGAGGATGTCAGCCAGTACGGTTACCACGTTTATTATCACGGACAGAAGGGTCACTACGGCGTCGCGCTGCTGTGTAAAGAGAAACCCCTTGAAGTCCGTCGCGGTTTCCCAACGGATGAAGACGATGCACAACGCCGGATCATCATGGCGGACTTCGCCACCGAGCACGGCACGCTTACGGTAGTAAACGGCTATTTCCCACAGGGAGAAAGCCGCGACCATCCCGTGAAATTCCCCGCTAAGACGCGCTTCTATCAGGATCTGCAAACCTATCTGGAGCAACATCACAGCGCGACACAACCGTTGATTGTGATGGGGGATGTCAATATCAGCCCAACCGATCTGGATATCGGGATCGGCGAAGAAAACCGCAAGCGCTGGTTACGTACCGGAAAATGCTCCTTCTTACCAGAAGAGCGTGAATGGATGGCGCGTTTGCAAGGGTGGGGACTCGTCGACACCTTCCGTGCTGCCAATCCAGAGAACAATGACCGTTTCTCATGGTTTGACTACCGCTCTTCTGGGTTTGATGACAACCGTGGCCTGCGTATCGACCTGATTCTTGCCAGCACCTTCCTGGCCGAACGCTGTGTCGCCACGGGTATTGATTACAATATTCGTGGAATGGAAAAACCTTCCGACCATGCGCCGATCTGGGCGGAATTTACACTTTAA
- a CDS encoding DNA topoisomerase III, with protein MRLFIAEKPSLARAIADVLPKPHRRGDGFIACGQNDVVTWCVGHLLEQAQPDVYDARYARWSLADLPIIPQKWLLQPRPSVSKQLNTIKKLLNDASEVIHAGDPDREGQLLVDEVLEYLSLAEEKRQQVRRCLVNDLNPQAVERAVSRLRENREFIPLCVSALARSRADWLYGINMTRAYTILGRNAGYDGVLSVGRVQTPVLGLVVRRDEEIENFVSKDYFEVKAHIVTPADERFVALWQPSESCEPYQDEEGRLLHRSLADHVVKRIEGQPAFVTSYNDKRESETAPLPYSLSTLQIEAAKRFGLSAQQVLDVCQKLYETHKLITYPRSDCRYLPEEHFAGRHAVLNAIAVHQPDLLPQPVMDVDRRNRCWDDGKVDAHHAIIPTARSASASLTENERKVYALVARQYIMQFCPDAVFRKCVIELDIAGGKFIAKARFLAEAGWRTLLGGKERDEENEGMPLPVVAKGDELLCERGEVVERQTQPPRPFTDATLLSAMTGIARFVQDKELKKILRATDGLGTEATRAGIIELLFKRTFLFKKARYIHASEAGRALIHSLPDSAAHPDMTAHWEATLTQISEKKCRYQDFMQPLTNSLQELIQQAKQNGAVRAFKGLSAPPSGASKRRKPQAKKAKEQKQ; from the coding sequence ATGCGACTTTTTATTGCCGAAAAGCCCAGTCTTGCACGGGCGATTGCAGACGTGTTACCCAAACCGCATCGACGCGGCGATGGCTTTATTGCCTGTGGTCAGAATGATGTTGTGACGTGGTGCGTAGGACACCTGCTGGAGCAAGCGCAGCCGGATGTTTATGATGCGCGCTATGCTCGCTGGTCTCTTGCCGACTTACCTATCATTCCCCAAAAATGGTTGTTACAACCGCGCCCCTCGGTTAGCAAACAGCTCAATACCATAAAAAAGTTGCTGAATGATGCCAGCGAAGTCATTCACGCGGGAGACCCCGATCGTGAAGGACAACTGCTGGTCGATGAAGTACTGGAATATCTTTCTCTGGCAGAAGAGAAACGTCAGCAGGTACGCCGTTGTCTGGTTAACGATCTCAATCCACAAGCGGTAGAACGTGCGGTTTCTCGCCTGCGTGAGAACAGAGAGTTCATTCCTTTATGTGTCTCGGCCTTGGCCCGCTCTCGTGCAGATTGGCTCTACGGCATTAACATGACCCGCGCCTATACGATTTTAGGGCGCAATGCGGGTTATGACGGCGTGCTGTCGGTTGGCCGTGTGCAAACGCCCGTGCTGGGACTGGTGGTGCGGCGAGATGAAGAGATAGAAAACTTCGTTTCCAAAGACTATTTTGAAGTTAAAGCCCATATCGTGACGCCAGCCGATGAGCGTTTTGTCGCGCTTTGGCAGCCCAGTGAATCATGCGAGCCTTATCAGGATGAAGAAGGGCGCTTGCTGCACCGATCTTTGGCGGATCATGTCGTCAAACGTATCGAAGGCCAGCCCGCATTCGTCACCAGCTATAATGACAAACGGGAGTCAGAAACCGCGCCGCTGCCTTATTCGCTCTCAACGCTCCAGATTGAAGCGGCGAAGCGTTTTGGACTCAGTGCGCAGCAGGTGCTGGACGTCTGTCAAAAGCTGTATGAAACCCATAAGTTGATTACGTACCCGCGTTCTGACTGTCGCTATCTGCCTGAAGAGCATTTTGCCGGGCGTCATGCCGTTTTGAATGCGATTGCCGTGCATCAGCCCGATCTGTTGCCGCAGCCAGTCATGGATGTTGATCGGCGTAATCGCTGTTGGGACGATGGGAAGGTTGATGCCCACCATGCGATTATTCCCACCGCGCGCAGTGCAAGTGCGTCGCTGACGGAGAATGAACGCAAGGTATATGCTTTAGTCGCACGGCAGTACATCATGCAGTTCTGCCCGGACGCGGTGTTTCGTAAATGTGTTATTGAGCTGGATATTGCGGGCGGTAAATTTATTGCCAAAGCGCGGTTTCTCGCTGAGGCGGGGTGGCGAACCTTGTTGGGCGGCAAAGAGCGGGACGAGGAAAACGAAGGTATGCCGTTGCCCGTGGTGGCAAAGGGCGATGAATTGCTGTGTGAGCGCGGTGAGGTCGTTGAGCGTCAAACTCAGCCGCCACGGCCCTTTACCGATGCGACGCTGCTCTCGGCGATGACGGGTATCGCACGTTTTGTGCAGGATAAAGAGTTAAAGAAAATCTTGCGAGCGACCGATGGGTTAGGTACCGAAGCGACGCGTGCGGGGATTATCGAACTACTGTTTAAGCGGACATTTCTGTTTAAGAAAGCGCGGTATATTCACGCGAGTGAAGCAGGGCGAGCATTAATTCACTCACTGCCTGACAGTGCAGCGCACCCGGATATGACTGCACATTGGGAAGCCACGTTGACGCAGATTAGCGAGAAAAAATGTCGCTATCAGGATTTTATGCAACCGCTGACGAACTCCTTGCAGGAGTTGATTCAGCAAGCGAAACAAAACGGCGCGGTGAGAGCGTTCAAAGGGCTTTCTGCGCCGCCGTCGGGGGCCTCAAAGCGGCGCAAACCTCAGGCTAAAAAAGCGAAGGAGCAGAAGCAATGA
- the msrB gene encoding peptide-methionine (R)-S-oxide reductase MsrB, with translation MTNDSASHTSSDNTELTEMQRYVTQQRGTEPAFSGKLLHNKRTGAYHCLCCQAPLFYSDSKYDSGCGWPSFDQPVSSEAIRYLEDDSHNMRRIEIRCGQCDAHLGHVFPDGPKTTGERYCVNSASLSFIDDVDGERVDG, from the coding sequence ATGACTAACGACTCTGCTTCGCACACTTCGTCCGACAATACTGAACTGACAGAGATGCAGCGCTATGTCACCCAGCAACGCGGTACTGAGCCTGCGTTTTCAGGTAAATTGCTGCATAACAAGCGCACGGGCGCTTATCACTGTCTGTGCTGCCAGGCACCGCTGTTTTATTCTGACAGTAAATATGATTCCGGCTGTGGCTGGCCGAGCTTCGATCAGCCCGTGTCCTCAGAGGCGATTCGCTATCTGGAAGATGATTCACACAACATGCGCCGTATTGAGATCCGCTGTGGGCAGTGTGATGCACACTTGGGGCACGTTTTCCCTGATGGTCCGAAAACCACTGGCGAACGCTACTGCGTGAATTCTGCTTCGCTGAGCTTTATCGATGACGTTGATGGCGAACGCGTTGACGGGTAA